In Saprospiraceae bacterium, a genomic segment contains:
- a CDS encoding WbqC family protein: MEQSYQNLMIHTVAFPPIQWVSAFYSAANLLVEAHENYQKKSARNRFLLGSHQGVHSLSIPLEKGKNHQKNIMNVSICYQQDWPTQHLRFLQTVYGNSPFYEYYREDLIKLFVRKEKSLFTFNMNALNLLKSWLSIPKDFQMTCSYQKSISSQTLDLRSQSYTDFTQDNPPYEQIFGQTFLHNLSILDAIFHLGPETPAYLKKFRPTFVI; this comes from the coding sequence ATGGAACAAAGCTATCAAAACCTAATGATCCATACCGTTGCTTTTCCTCCTATTCAATGGGTGAGCGCATTCTATTCAGCTGCAAACCTTCTAGTGGAAGCCCATGAAAATTACCAAAAAAAATCTGCAAGAAACCGATTTTTACTAGGTTCACACCAAGGTGTTCATAGTTTATCTATTCCTCTTGAAAAAGGTAAAAATCATCAAAAAAACATTATGAATGTAAGCATATGTTATCAACAGGATTGGCCAACTCAGCATTTGAGGTTTCTTCAAACAGTTTATGGAAATAGTCCTTTTTATGAATACTATCGGGAAGATTTGATCAAATTGTTTGTTAGAAAAGAAAAATCCTTGTTTACTTTTAACATGAACGCTTTAAATCTTTTGAAATCCTGGTTATCTATACCCAAAGATTTTCAAATGACCTGCTCCTATCAAAAATCCATAAGCTCTCAAACTTTGGATTTGCGCAGCCAATCATATACTGATTTTACTCAAGACAATCCACCTTATGAGCAGATTTTTGGCCAAACATTTCTCCACAACTTATCCATATTAGATGCTATTTTTCATTTAGGACCCGAAACTCCAGCATATCTCAAAAAGTTTAGACCAACATTTGTTATATAA
- a CDS encoding M1 family metallopeptidase, whose amino-acid sequence MKIKSTSFYLLVIVSILACQNKEKQEFPKFEKDPHSFSDPNSCNVQHLDLDVRILFDRQKIAGTAEYTLFQNCKDSLILDMMGIRILGVEVFNGQDYTQTEFRITDTDSILGNGLVIPIGKHIQKVKVHYETSSDATALQWVPADQTANKKHPFLFTQSQSIYARSWIPCPDGPGMRFSYHAKVSIPKELMAVMSAEGSTQKNDSGIYHFRMELPIPAYLLALAVGDFGFQSIGPRTGVYAPHEWLTAAHWEFEDLEKMLITTEQLYGPYPWGRYDVVVLPASFPFGGMENPRMTFLTPTVIAGDRSLTALLAHELAHSWSGNLVTNASWNDFWLNEGFTTYIESRIMESLYGRDYADMLSLLGLQDLRKTIEDMGPENPLTCLHLKLHGMDPEEALTDVAYEKGKALLRFLEERKGRAALDEFLKAYFKEFAFRSNTTEGFLNFAKTHLLKANDPLLDTLNLWVYQPGQPLVVGNYSRKKFDQVESYISFILKGNQPDTSYSRQWTTHEYLHFIRNLPDSKDSELCSKIDRIYNFKQRQNSEIRFAWFIYGIENQYTAEILPSIEDFLQTIGRRKFVLPIYEALADHGYQELARRLFQTYGHLYHPITKLSIEKVL is encoded by the coding sequence ATGAAAATAAAGTCAACAAGTTTTTACTTACTGGTCATTGTTTCAATCCTTGCTTGTCAAAATAAGGAGAAGCAAGAATTTCCCAAATTTGAAAAAGATCCTCATAGTTTCAGCGATCCTAATTCATGTAATGTTCAACATTTGGATTTGGATGTAAGGATACTCTTTGATCGTCAGAAAATAGCGGGTACGGCAGAATATACACTTTTTCAAAACTGTAAGGATAGTCTGATTCTTGACATGATGGGGATCCGAATACTTGGAGTTGAAGTGTTTAACGGACAAGATTATACGCAAACCGAATTCAGAATTACAGATACTGACTCCATTCTTGGCAATGGTTTGGTAATTCCCATTGGAAAGCATATTCAAAAAGTAAAAGTGCATTACGAAACAAGTTCCGATGCCACCGCATTGCAATGGGTTCCCGCAGATCAAACAGCCAATAAAAAGCATCCATTTTTATTTACCCAAAGTCAATCCATCTATGCCCGATCATGGATACCTTGTCCGGATGGACCGGGCATGCGCTTTAGCTATCACGCAAAAGTTTCCATTCCAAAAGAATTAATGGCAGTGATGAGCGCTGAAGGGAGCACTCAAAAAAACGATTCCGGAATTTATCACTTTCGAATGGAGTTGCCCATTCCTGCATATTTGCTGGCTTTGGCTGTTGGCGATTTTGGGTTTCAGTCGATAGGCCCCAGAACTGGTGTTTATGCACCCCATGAGTGGCTAACTGCAGCGCATTGGGAATTTGAAGATTTAGAGAAAATGCTCATCACGACTGAACAATTATATGGTCCTTATCCCTGGGGAAGATATGATGTAGTCGTTTTACCGGCTAGTTTTCCATTTGGCGGAATGGAAAATCCTAGAATGACATTTTTGACCCCGACCGTAATTGCAGGAGACAGAAGTCTGACTGCATTGCTTGCTCATGAACTTGCGCATTCATGGAGTGGTAATCTTGTAACCAATGCGAGCTGGAATGATTTCTGGCTGAACGAGGGATTTACTACTTATATCGAAAGCAGAATTATGGAAAGTTTGTACGGTCGTGATTATGCGGATATGCTTAGTTTATTGGGTCTACAGGATCTGCGCAAAACAATTGAAGACATGGGTCCCGAAAACCCTTTGACTTGTCTACATTTAAAATTACACGGTATGGACCCGGAAGAAGCACTGACAGATGTTGCTTATGAAAAAGGGAAAGCATTATTGCGATTTCTTGAGGAACGAAAAGGAAGGGCTGCATTAGACGAATTTCTTAAAGCTTATTTTAAAGAATTTGCATTCCGATCCAATACGACTGAAGGATTTTTGAATTTTGCAAAAACTCATTTGCTAAAAGCGAATGATCCTTTATTGGATACTCTGAATTTGTGGGTTTATCAACCGGGACAACCTTTGGTTGTTGGAAATTATAGTCGCAAAAAATTTGATCAGGTCGAATCCTATATCTCCTTCATATTAAAAGGAAATCAACCCGATACATCCTATTCAAGACAATGGACAACACATGAATATCTTCATTTTATTAGAAATTTGCCAGATTCAAAGGATTCAGAATTATGTTCAAAAATTGATCGCATTTACAATTTTAAACAACGTCAAAATTCAGAAATTCGTTTTGCATGGTTCATTTATGGAATTGAGAATCAATATACCGCCGAAATACTTCCCTCCATTGAAGATTTTCTTCAAACTATTGGAAGGAGAAAATTCGTTTTACCCATTTACGAAGCGCTTGCTGATCATGGATATCAAGAATTAGCCCGACGTCTCTTCCAAACTTATGGCCATTTGTATCATCCTATTACGAAGCTTTCAATAGAAAAAGTGCTGTAA
- a CDS encoding DNA alkylation repair protein, with translation MSKDFNNACLEEFRKCFKALRNSSKAIGMKAYMRNQFDFCGVQAQDRRHAVKAIVTHFEWDDQNDFIEFIRLCWQQDQREYKYLALDLSRRFIHKLDTKCIPFFEQLIITDSWWDTVDGIAPQIIGRLIQNDKARIQEQASKWIQDDNIWNQRSALILQLFYKEKTDFELLTDCILRTSKSKEFFIEKAAGWALRQYSKTNPERVKIFLAENKIPSLSFREGMKYILQKAL, from the coding sequence ATGTCAAAGGATTTCAATAATGCATGTTTAGAAGAATTTAGAAAGTGTTTTAAAGCACTTCGAAATTCTTCCAAAGCGATAGGTATGAAGGCTTACATGCGCAACCAATTTGATTTTTGCGGCGTGCAGGCTCAGGATCGTCGCCATGCGGTCAAAGCAATTGTTACCCATTTTGAATGGGACGATCAAAATGATTTTATTGAATTTATTAGACTATGCTGGCAGCAGGACCAAAGGGAGTATAAATACCTGGCTTTGGATTTAAGCAGAAGATTTATTCACAAATTAGATACGAAGTGTATTCCGTTTTTTGAACAACTCATAATTACCGACTCGTGGTGGGATACGGTCGACGGAATTGCACCTCAAATTATTGGACGCTTGATTCAAAATGATAAAGCCAGGATTCAAGAGCAGGCCTCTAAATGGATCCAAGATGATAACATTTGGAACCAAAGATCAGCTTTGATTCTGCAATTGTTTTATAAGGAAAAAACAGATTTTGAATTATTGACGGATTGTATTTTACGCACTTCAAAGAGTAAGGAATTTTTTATAGAAAAGGCAGCAGGGTGGGCTTTGCGCCAGTATTCAAAAACGAATCCCGAGCGGGTTAAAATATTTTTGGCAGAAAATAAAATTCCCTCCCTGAGTTTCAGAGAGGGAATGAAATATATTCTTCAAAAAGCTTTGTAA
- a CDS encoding replication-associated recombination protein A, translating into MQPLAERMRPKSLEEFLGQDHLTGPEGVLRIALTKEHIPSIIFWGPPGVGKTTLAKIISSSLKRPYYELSAVQAGVKDVREVLDKAKSNRFFDQASPILFIDEIHRFNKSQQDALLAAVERGTVVLIGATTENPSFEINNALLSRCQVYTLKPLKDDDLLKLFESILTKDFLFKGRKIELLENEALLQYAQGDARKLCNILELVGSLQDETLQISNELIQKLVQENIAIYDKNGEIHYDIASAFIKSIRGSDPNASLYWLGRMIAGGEDPRFIVRRLLISAAEDIGLANPNALLLATACQQAVEQVGWPESRIILAETAIYLACSPKSNSAYMGIEKALAVIQQTGNLPVPLHLRNPVTGLMKKMQYGEGYQYAHNYPGQFSEQEYLPENIVNQIFYEPGQAGNEDKIRQFLKEKWETKYNY; encoded by the coding sequence GTGCAACCTTTAGCAGAGCGAATGCGACCTAAGTCGCTTGAAGAGTTCCTAGGACAAGATCATCTCACCGGTCCAGAAGGTGTATTGAGAATTGCACTTACAAAAGAACACATCCCTTCCATTATATTTTGGGGACCACCCGGCGTTGGAAAAACCACCCTGGCCAAAATTATATCCAGCAGTTTAAAACGTCCTTATTATGAGTTGAGCGCCGTTCAAGCCGGAGTGAAAGATGTTCGGGAAGTTTTAGATAAAGCTAAAAGTAATCGATTTTTCGATCAAGCTTCTCCTATATTGTTTATAGATGAAATTCACCGATTTAACAAATCACAACAAGATGCTTTATTAGCTGCTGTAGAAAGAGGCACCGTCGTATTAATTGGTGCAACTACCGAAAATCCATCTTTCGAGATCAATAATGCCCTTTTGTCCCGATGCCAGGTTTATACTCTCAAGCCCTTGAAGGATGATGATCTTTTAAAATTATTTGAGAGTATTCTAACCAAAGATTTTTTATTCAAAGGAAGAAAAATAGAGTTGCTTGAAAATGAAGCTTTGTTGCAATATGCACAAGGCGATGCCAGAAAATTATGCAATATATTGGAATTAGTGGGCTCGCTGCAAGATGAAACCCTTCAGATTAGTAATGAACTCATTCAAAAACTGGTTCAGGAAAATATCGCCATTTATGATAAAAATGGAGAAATTCACTATGACATTGCTTCCGCATTTATAAAATCCATTAGAGGTTCAGATCCAAATGCAAGTTTGTATTGGCTTGGCAGAATGATCGCCGGCGGCGAAGACCCTCGATTTATCGTACGCAGGCTCTTAATCTCTGCTGCTGAAGATATTGGCTTGGCCAATCCTAATGCTTTATTACTTGCAACGGCTTGCCAACAAGCTGTTGAACAGGTTGGCTGGCCTGAATCGCGCATTATTCTTGCAGAAACTGCCATCTATTTGGCTTGTTCTCCGAAATCCAATTCTGCATATATGGGAATTGAAAAAGCATTGGCTGTCATACAGCAAACGGGAAACCTTCCGGTACCGCTACACCTGAGAAATCCAGTGACAGGCTTGATGAAAAAAATGCAATATGGGGAAGGCTATCAATATGCACATAACTATCCGGGTCAGTTTTCGGAACAGGAATATTTACCTGAAAATATTGTAAATCAGATATTTTATGAACCCGGACAAGCGGGCAATGAGGATAAAATCAGGCAATTTTTGAAGGAAAAATGGGAAACGAAATACAACTACTGA
- a CDS encoding gliding motility-associated C-terminal domain-containing protein, giving the protein MKCNIIVFLTLFLIFSISQLAKSAHIIGGELYYECLGFGNNGQDTSKRRYLITIKLYRDCASTGAFFDDPLGFTIFRQQGNTWVNTRSGQGANSEYRVNLQSPIQQIDPPEYPCLVLPPNICGEAGSYQLEVELPIINSKYLVVWQRCCRNNTITNIVNPEATGATYFIEIHPESQRTCNNSPRFINFPPTVLCVNEPFNFDHSAFDKEGDQLVYEFCEPFAGGGRGGGNNCQSVIPTPDCIPPYTPVQYRFPYTALFPLGGNPQVTINTLNGIITGSPDVIGQFVVGVCVYEYRNGVLLSVLKRDFQFNVASCEGAVEARLGGASQLTPDHFSITVCGSLNYQMQNASIDSRFINEVQWIYENGGILDTFLGWAPRINFKEGGWHAGKFILNPGTNCGDTGFFNINLIPDLKADFISVYDSCNAGPVQFNDLSYSQYSQVSQWNWSAGDGITAFSQNPSVHYLRPGTYPVLLTVKDNYGCESQSFEEIKWYPSPNVVIFSPNKNEGCIPLDIEFKNISFPTDSSYKFIWRFSDGAIDSGYFVNHRFWQAGIYGLKLEVTSPLGCYTENSFPNVIQAFEPPSANWTIDRLMVNLNDPVIHLEDLTSGTIGRTWIFQKDKYFFDKNLSYEIEDTGNFSVQLIVVDRFLCTDTLETNIFAFKDFSLFMPNAFTPNGDGKNEVFGPVGQFAAMQYYSMQIYDRWGSLLFSTTNPIDHWNGRFNNSGKDIPSGVYVYEIKYKALAREAVEQRRSFSLIR; this is encoded by the coding sequence ATGAAATGTAATATTATAGTTTTTCTTACTTTATTTCTCATTTTTTCCATAAGCCAGCTTGCTAAATCTGCGCATATCATTGGCGGTGAATTGTATTACGAATGTCTTGGATTTGGAAATAATGGCCAGGACACAAGTAAAAGGCGTTACTTAATTACCATAAAACTCTACAGAGATTGTGCATCTACTGGTGCTTTTTTTGATGATCCTCTGGGATTTACTATTTTTCGCCAGCAAGGAAATACTTGGGTGAACACCCGAAGCGGACAAGGGGCCAATTCAGAATACAGGGTAAACTTGCAATCACCTATTCAACAAATTGATCCACCGGAATATCCATGTTTGGTGTTGCCGCCTAATATTTGTGGTGAAGCCGGCAGTTATCAGCTTGAAGTGGAATTGCCGATTATTAATTCGAAATATTTAGTTGTTTGGCAACGGTGTTGCAGAAACAATACGATCACAAATATTGTAAATCCGGAAGCGACCGGTGCTACTTATTTTATAGAAATTCATCCTGAATCGCAAAGGACTTGCAACAACAGTCCTCGATTTATCAATTTTCCGCCAACCGTACTTTGTGTCAACGAACCATTTAATTTTGATCATTCCGCATTTGACAAAGAAGGGGATCAATTGGTTTATGAGTTTTGTGAACCCTTTGCAGGTGGCGGTAGGGGTGGTGGCAACAATTGTCAGTCTGTAATACCTACTCCGGATTGTATTCCACCATACACGCCAGTGCAATACAGATTTCCATATACTGCCTTATTTCCATTAGGCGGAAATCCTCAAGTTACCATCAATACCTTAAACGGAATCATTACAGGTTCTCCCGATGTCATCGGACAATTTGTAGTAGGCGTTTGTGTTTACGAATATAGGAATGGCGTTTTATTGTCAGTGCTAAAAAGGGATTTTCAATTTAATGTTGCAAGCTGTGAAGGAGCGGTTGAAGCAAGATTGGGAGGCGCAAGTCAACTGACCCCGGATCATTTTAGTATTACGGTATGTGGGTCTTTGAATTATCAAATGCAAAATGCGAGCATCGATTCGCGGTTTATTAATGAGGTTCAGTGGATTTATGAAAATGGTGGAATTTTGGATACGTTTTTAGGTTGGGCGCCGAGAATTAATTTTAAAGAAGGTGGTTGGCATGCTGGAAAATTTATTTTAAATCCAGGTACTAACTGCGGTGATACGGGTTTTTTCAATATTAATCTCATTCCAGATTTGAAAGCAGATTTTATTTCAGTTTACGATAGCTGCAATGCAGGGCCTGTACAGTTTAATGATCTTTCCTATTCTCAATATTCACAAGTGTCGCAATGGAATTGGAGTGCAGGTGATGGGATTACGGCATTTTCTCAAAATCCCTCTGTGCATTATTTACGGCCGGGAACATATCCGGTATTGTTGACAGTTAAAGATAATTATGGCTGCGAAAGTCAATCTTTTGAGGAAATAAAATGGTACCCTTCTCCTAACGTAGTTATTTTTTCACCAAACAAAAATGAGGGTTGCATTCCATTAGATATCGAATTTAAAAATATTTCTTTTCCAACGGATTCGAGTTATAAATTTATTTGGCGTTTTAGTGATGGTGCCATTGATTCAGGCTATTTCGTGAACCATCGATTTTGGCAGGCTGGAATCTATGGTCTCAAACTAGAGGTCACTTCACCATTAGGCTGCTATACGGAGAATAGTTTTCCAAACGTGATTCAGGCATTTGAGCCACCCAGTGCAAATTGGACCATTGATCGTCTCATGGTCAATCTCAATGATCCTGTTATACACTTAGAAGATTTGACCAGTGGCACTATTGGTCGTACCTGGATTTTTCAAAAAGATAAATATTTTTTTGATAAGAATTTAAGTTATGAAATTGAAGATACAGGGAATTTTAGCGTACAACTCATTGTTGTGGATCGCTTTCTTTGTACAGACACTTTGGAGACCAACATCTTTGCATTTAAGGACTTTAGTTTATTTATGCCGAATGCATTTACACCTAATGGGGATGGAAAGAATGAAGTATTCGGTCCGGTAGGTCAATTTGCAGCGATGCAATACTATTCAATGCAAATCTATGATAGATGGGGATCTTTATTATTTTCGACCACCAATCCAATAGACCACTGGAATGGGCGATTTAATAATTCCGGAAAAGATATTCCTTCCGGAGTTTATGTTTACGAAATAAAATATAAAGCTTTGGCTAGAGAAGCTGTCGAACAACGCCGGTCTTTTAGTTTGATCCGATAA
- a CDS encoding glycosyltransferase yields the protein MNAQSYLQKHSFFDELVVGLPDKETCLCIIIPAYNEPKLFVTLESVFAMKSLPGVTEVLVVLNHSVSSSEEIKNFHANQYQELLKIQETTKTSRIRLIAMQVIELPEKWAGVGMARKIGMDEAIRRFSKIGKEGILCNIDADCFVNSDYLIEVGLHFEMNPSVEALSFGFVHHTIDCDFLEKQAITFYELHLRLYLNWQKYFKYPFAYHTLGSCFGVRTDAYRQQGGMNRRKAGEDFYFLHKFSVIDKLAAVDKVLVFPSGRISDRVPFGTGKSVAQIIENAYNAESFESYHPEAIGIFCNGLQLLSLSYFKLKSQADAWKQSNLDPSLIDFLVTRNFQEHLDEIVKNCNNVKSFEKRLSRYFDPFLLMKFLHFTEANIKSRIAVMDSFKRFMKCYQPENIDVESCSVQQALDCMRAKDYGSFKPGVER from the coding sequence ATGAATGCGCAAAGTTATCTCCAAAAACATTCATTTTTTGATGAACTGGTGGTAGGCTTGCCGGATAAAGAAACCTGTTTATGTATAATTATACCAGCTTATAATGAACCTAAGCTGTTTGTGACCCTTGAATCCGTATTTGCTATGAAATCCTTACCTGGTGTTACAGAAGTTCTAGTTGTGCTCAATCATAGCGTGAGCTCTTCTGAAGAAATTAAAAATTTTCACGCAAATCAATACCAGGAACTCCTTAAAATTCAAGAGACAACGAAAACATCTCGCATCCGACTAATCGCCATGCAAGTCATTGAATTGCCCGAAAAATGGGCTGGTGTAGGAATGGCGAGAAAAATTGGAATGGATGAAGCCATCCGTAGATTTTCAAAAATTGGCAAAGAAGGAATTCTTTGTAATATTGATGCAGATTGTTTTGTAAATTCGGATTATCTCATCGAAGTCGGATTACATTTTGAAATGAACCCTTCCGTTGAAGCCTTAAGCTTCGGTTTTGTCCATCACACAATCGATTGCGATTTCTTAGAAAAACAAGCTATTACTTTCTATGAATTACATTTGAGGCTTTATTTAAATTGGCAAAAATATTTTAAGTACCCATTTGCATATCATACCCTGGGTTCATGTTTTGGTGTGCGCACAGATGCTTATCGCCAACAAGGTGGTATGAATCGAAGAAAGGCTGGCGAAGATTTTTATTTCCTGCATAAATTTAGTGTGATTGATAAATTAGCAGCGGTCGACAAAGTATTGGTCTTCCCTTCGGGCAGGATTTCAGATCGGGTTCCCTTTGGAACAGGAAAAAGTGTAGCCCAAATTATTGAGAATGCTTACAACGCTGAATCTTTTGAGAGTTATCATCCTGAAGCAATTGGAATATTTTGCAATGGCCTACAATTGCTAAGTTTGTCTTATTTTAAACTAAAATCTCAGGCAGATGCCTGGAAGCAAAGCAATTTGGATCCTTCCTTGATAGACTTTCTTGTGACCAGAAACTTTCAAGAACATTTGGATGAAATAGTTAAGAATTGCAACAATGTCAAGAGTTTTGAAAAGAGACTGTCAAGATATTTTGATCCATTTTTGCTCATGAAGTTTTTGCACTTTACCGAAGCGAATATTAAGTCTCGTATTGCGGTCATGGATTCCTTTAAAAGA
- a CDS encoding S46 family peptidase — translation MNYRNFLIPFVLFWAFNLTAQDDTRPQRFDFGKMWTFENPPKDWLKEAYNFTPEDSWYGDVRRASLRFATWCSASFVSPDGLIMTNHHCSRDVITSLQKPGESLLTDGFYAKTLEEERKAEGLFVEQLIIVEDITEKIQKKAKGAKDDNEQKALIDSALVQLKKEYAQMDAWKGLRIQTVVYYSGGKYSLYGYKKFADIRLVLIPENDLGYFGGDPDNFTYPRYSLDFTFWRAYDEQGKPLNTSAHYFKFKPEGAQEDEPVFVIGNPGSTERYRTVRQFEYDRDVRFPAQLKMMKTRSQILQKEYDKNPSDKLLNSIFGLGNSIKAISGILGGLQNPALFGRKVAMEKEIRSKTKLKDEDPWVEIEKEYDALKKYGSSTTILGPSGNKGNAVYLMFALVNYEKSLASADSKSLENLRMQIKDMAKDLNTPKQQEFLQAYFEEIVAFETAEFNISEKLLDGKSPEKKAKKILEKTDFTDPDKLDKILMQDAEKFAKNDDPLLEAAHIIVPKYMEAVKAFQQSNNKRKAMEAKIANAVFKVKGNQLPPDATFTLRLSDGKVKSYDYNGTTAPYKTTFFGLYDRYYSYNKKFPWTLPEKWLNPPMELLQSPFCFVTTNDIIGGNSGSPIINRNKEAIGLVFDGNIESLPGNFIYDEKTNRTVGVHAGGIFAALKYIYKADRITSELSK, via the coding sequence ATGAATTATCGCAATTTTTTAATCCCATTTGTGCTTTTTTGGGCCTTTAACTTGACCGCACAAGATGACACCCGGCCACAACGATTTGATTTTGGCAAAATGTGGACCTTCGAGAACCCACCCAAGGATTGGTTGAAGGAAGCCTACAATTTCACTCCTGAAGATAGCTGGTATGGCGATGTACGCAGAGCTTCTTTGAGGTTTGCAACTTGGTGTTCCGCTTCTTTTGTTTCACCGGACGGATTGATCATGACCAATCATCATTGTTCTAGAGATGTCATCACTTCTTTGCAAAAACCAGGTGAGTCTTTATTGACTGATGGATTTTATGCAAAGACGCTGGAAGAAGAGCGCAAAGCTGAAGGCTTATTTGTAGAGCAATTGATTATCGTTGAAGATATCACGGAAAAAATTCAGAAAAAAGCAAAAGGAGCAAAAGATGACAACGAGCAAAAGGCACTCATTGATTCCGCTCTTGTTCAGCTCAAAAAAGAATATGCTCAAATGGATGCATGGAAAGGTTTGCGCATTCAGACTGTTGTTTATTACAGTGGTGGTAAGTACAGCCTTTATGGTTATAAAAAATTTGCGGACATTAGATTAGTATTGATTCCTGAAAATGACCTCGGTTATTTCGGCGGAGATCCTGACAATTTTACCTATCCAAGATATTCCTTAGACTTTACATTTTGGAGGGCTTATGACGAGCAAGGGAAACCCTTAAATACATCGGCACATTATTTCAAATTTAAACCTGAAGGTGCTCAAGAAGATGAACCTGTTTTTGTTATTGGCAATCCCGGAAGTACTGAAAGATATAGAACTGTGCGACAATTTGAATATGACCGGGATGTGCGATTTCCTGCACAGCTAAAAATGATGAAGACGCGCAGTCAAATTCTACAAAAAGAATATGACAAAAATCCAAGCGACAAACTACTCAATTCCATTTTTGGATTAGGAAACAGCATCAAAGCCATTTCAGGAATATTAGGAGGCCTACAAAATCCGGCCTTGTTTGGTCGCAAAGTAGCCATGGAAAAAGAAATCAGGAGTAAGACAAAGCTTAAAGATGAAGATCCATGGGTTGAAATTGAAAAAGAATACGATGCACTTAAAAAGTATGGTAGTTCCACAACAATATTGGGACCATCTGGCAATAAAGGCAATGCTGTGTATTTGATGTTTGCATTGGTCAATTATGAAAAATCATTAGCAAGTGCAGATTCAAAATCTCTTGAAAATCTAAGAATGCAAATCAAAGACATGGCAAAAGATTTGAATACTCCAAAACAACAGGAGTTTCTCCAGGCTTATTTTGAAGAAATTGTTGCTTTTGAAACCGCTGAATTCAATATATCAGAAAAACTTCTCGATGGCAAAAGTCCTGAAAAGAAAGCAAAAAAAATTCTTGAAAAAACTGATTTTACAGATCCAGATAAACTTGATAAGATATTAATGCAGGATGCCGAAAAGTTTGCTAAGAACGATGACCCATTATTGGAGGCAGCTCATATCATTGTGCCCAAATATATGGAAGCCGTAAAAGCATTTCAGCAAAGCAATAACAAAAGAAAAGCGATGGAAGCTAAAATAGCTAATGCCGTTTTTAAAGTAAAAGGAAATCAGTTACCACCAGACGCTACTTTTACCCTAAGATTATCTGATGGAAAAGTAAAATCTTATGACTACAATGGTACAACGGCTCCATACAAAACAACTTTCTTTGGGCTGTACGATCGATATTACTCCTATAATAAGAAATTCCCTTGGACATTGCCTGAAAAATGGCTGAACCCTCCTATGGAACTATTACAATCTCCATTTTGTTTTGTCACTACGAATGATATCATTGGTGGAAATTCTGGAAGCCCTATTATCAACCGGAATAAAGAAGCCATTGGTTTAGTATTTGATGGAAATATTGAGTCATTACCGGGTAATTTCATTTATGATGAAAAAACCAATAGAACTGTTGGTGTTCATGCTGGCGGGATTTTTGCAGCTTTAAAATACATTTATAAAGCTGACCGCATAACATCAGAATTATCTAAATAA